Proteins encoded together in one Planctomyces sp. SH-PL14 window:
- a CDS encoding DUF1573 domain-containing protein, which produces MIRQLSKTFVVAALFSCPLVASAQAVRTVSSQPVVQQQSWGQQMFSDLSFDFGNVAKNSDVRRQVVITNKFKDDITISSVNTTCRCGQPSLLDPQDPNKTVSQFTLKSWETGILNIKIDTVAHSGHRHPTISVLCQFRDKNGQHSETVRIPLNVEIRSDLQVTPGSADFGVVDLGAPAERHVSVVNSSFSAGQWQVREVRSNNKSVAATAREVRRSNGRIEYDLAVTLAADVPAGEFREQLTVVTNDPSNPNIPVLVRATVVPEFQIIPSVVQLGALKPGVDKTVTVVVKAKKPFAIEKVEADKMGEGVQVKVGPEAKALHVLPVKITPSGAEGNVNMNFTLTIAGRETPITFTAQGTVEKTVNSSTASK; this is translated from the coding sequence ATGATTCGCCAGTTGTCCAAAACGTTTGTGGTCGCCGCTCTCTTTTCCTGCCCGCTCGTCGCTTCGGCTCAGGCCGTCCGGACCGTCAGCTCGCAGCCGGTCGTTCAGCAGCAGTCGTGGGGACAGCAGATGTTCTCCGACCTCAGTTTTGATTTCGGCAACGTCGCCAAGAATTCTGATGTCCGACGTCAGGTCGTCATCACGAATAAGTTCAAAGACGACATCACAATCAGCAGCGTCAACACCACCTGTCGCTGCGGTCAGCCATCGCTCCTCGACCCCCAGGATCCTAACAAGACCGTTAGCCAGTTCACGCTGAAGAGCTGGGAGACCGGGATCCTGAACATCAAGATCGACACCGTGGCCCACTCCGGCCACCGCCACCCGACGATCTCGGTCTTGTGCCAGTTCCGTGATAAGAACGGCCAGCACAGCGAAACGGTCCGGATCCCGCTGAACGTCGAGATTCGGTCCGATCTCCAGGTCACCCCCGGCTCGGCCGACTTCGGCGTAGTCGACCTGGGAGCGCCGGCCGAGCGGCACGTCTCGGTCGTCAACAGCAGCTTCAGCGCCGGCCAGTGGCAGGTCCGCGAAGTCCGTTCGAACAACAAGAGCGTTGCCGCCACCGCCCGCGAAGTCCGCCGCTCGAACGGCCGGATCGAATACGACCTCGCCGTGACCCTGGCTGCCGACGTCCCGGCCGGCGAGTTCCGCGAGCAGCTCACTGTCGTCACGAACGATCCCTCGAACCCGAACATCCCGGTCCTCGTCCGGGCGACCGTGGTTCCTGAGTTCCAGATCATCCCGTCGGTCGTTCAGCTCGGAGCTCTCAAGCCGGGTGTCGACAAGACCGTCACCGTGGTCGTGAAGGCCAAGAAGCCGTTCGCCATTGAGAAGGTCGAAGCGGACAAGATGGGCGAAGGGGTGCAGGTCAAGGTCGGACCGGAAGCGAAGGCTCTCCATGTCCTGCCGGTCAAGATCACCCCGTCGGGTGCCGAAGGGAACGTCAACATGAACTTCACGCTGACGATCGCCGGCCGTGAAACGCCGATCACCTTCACCGCCCAGGGGACCGTGGAGAAGACCGTCAACTCCTCGACGGCGTCGAAGTAG